TGCCCGCAGCCGGCCATCCCCAACATGCCGCTCGATTTAGGGGCGTCGCAGAGCGAGGACTGTTGGAGCCTGAACATTTGGGCGCCGGCGGACACCGAGCCCGGTGACGGAAAACCCGTGATGGTGTGGCTGCACGGGGGCGCCTACATCCTGGGATCGGGCAGCCAGCCGCTCTATAACGGCCGCAGGTTGGCCGCCAGCGGCGACGTGGTCGTGGTGACGGTCAACTACCGGCTCGGAGCGCTTGGCTTCCTGGACTTGTCGTCGTTCAACACGTCACGGCGACGGTTCGACTCGAATATCGGCCTGCGTGACGTGCTGGCCGTGCTGCGCTGGGTAGCAGACAACATCGCGGTGTTTGGCGGCGATCCCGAGAAGGTCACGCTGTTCGGTGAATCCGCGCGGGAATCGTCACGACCCTGCTCGCCACCCCGGCGGCCGCGGGTCTGTTCGCGGCGGCGATCGCCCAGAGCTCACCGGCGACATCGGTCTACGACCAGGTGAGGGCTCGGCGCGTCGCGGTTTGCGTCCTCGACAAGCTGGGAATCGACCCGTCCGATGTGCACAGGTTCATGAAGTGCCGACCGCGGCAATCCTTTCCGCGTCCAGCGAAGTGTTCAACGAAGTGCCGGTTCGTAACCCCGGCACGCTGGCGTTCGTCCCGATCGTCGACGGCGATCTGCTGCCCGACTACCCGGTCAAGCTGGCGCAGGAGGGCCGCTCACACCCGGTTCCCTTGATCATCGGCACCAACAAGCACGAGTCGGCGCTCTTTCGGTTGATGCGCTCGCCGCTGATGCCGATCACCCCGCGCGATCACGTCGATGTTCACCCAGATTGCCGCCGAACAGCCCGATCTGCAAGTGCCAACCGAGGAGCAGATCGGCTCCGCGTACTCGCGATGGCGGCGCAAAGCACGCTCATTGAGTATGGCTACCGACGTCGGCTTCCGGATGCCGTCGGTGTGGCTCGCTGAAGGGCACAGCGGGGTGGCGCCGGTGTATCTGTATCGGTTTGACTACTCGACTCCGCTGCTGAAGCTGCTGCTGGTCCGGGCCGCCCATGCCACCGAATTGCCTTACGTCTGGGGCAATCTCGGAGGATCCCAGGACCCTGCATTGAAGTTGGGCGACGCCAAAGCCGCCATAGCGGTGTCCCGGAGGGTACGGACGCGGTGGATCAATTTCGCGACGCGGGGCAAACCCACGGGTCCCGATGGCGAGCCAGACTGGCCATGTTACGAGGAGGCCCATCGTGCCTGCCTGATTATCGGCAGGCGAGACGCCGTCGTGCACGACGTCGACGCACACATCCGAGCGACCTGGGGCAGCAAGTGGTGAGTTTCAGATAATTCTGGCTACGGCTTGACTGTGGCGGCCGTTTTTTCCGCCCGGGCCTCGTTCTTCATCTGCTCAAACAGACTCACGTAGTACGGCAGGCATTCGGTCAGCGCCTGCTGGGTGGTGAACAGCGGCTCATAGCCCAGGTCGCGGCGTGCCTTAGCGATCGAAAAGTAGTTGTCCAGGTACAGTCGTTCGACGGCCAGCGGCTCGAGCAGCGGCGCGGGGAATCCGAACCGGAAGTGCAGCCGCTGCCACCCCGTCATTACCCAGCGGACCGCGGGGCCGGAAATCCGCATCTTCGGCCAGCGCTGCCCGCACGCCTCGAGCACCGGCCGAGCGAACTCGAACATATTGATCGGCTCTGCGTCGTTGATGAAGTAAGCCTGCCCGGGCGCTGTGCCGTCCGGCACCAGATGGGCAGCGGCCAAGATGAAACCGTGAATCAGGTTGTGCACGTAAGAGTTATCCAGCCGGGCCGACTTGCGCCCGACCAGCACCTTGACGTGGCCCTTGAGCACACTTTCGAACAGCTTGCGGAACATCGTCTGATCGCCGTTTCCCCAGATGCCGCTGGGCCGGATCGCGCACGTCAGCATGCCGTCGACACCGTTCTGGGCCAACACGAATCGCTCGGCAACCACCTTGGTCTCGGTGTAGAGGTCGTTGAACCGGTCGGTATAGGGCAGCGTCTCGTCACCGCCGGCGATGTTCTGGCCGCCCATCACCACACTGTTGGATGACGTGTAGACGAACCGCTGCACCCCGGCCCGCTGGCCGGCGTGCAGCAGGTTCTCGGTGCCGCCGACGTTGACCGCAAAGCTACGTTGGCGGTACTCGTCGGTGACCGACGCGCCGCCCATCAGCTCGATGATCGCTGCGGTGTGGAAGATCGTGTCGATGCCGTCCACGGCCGCGGCGCAGACGTCCGCGTCGGTGATGTCCCCTTGCAGCACCTCCAGTTGCGGATGCGCAGGCAACAGCGACGGCGCGCGGTCGAAGGAACGCACCCAGTGCCCGCGGTCCAGCAAGGTGGTCACCAGGTTGGCGCCCACGAAGCCCGCGCCGCCGGTGACCAGAACGCGGCCGAGCTCGGTTGTCAGCGATGCATCACCCATGCGGCGAAGCATAACCTTGCCTTAGCCGTTTTGGGCCTCGTCGCCGGCCAGCACATCGGACACCCGCTGGCGTGCACCAGCTAAGTGCTCCTCGCACCTTTTGGCGAGTTGCTCCCCTCTTTCCCACAGTCGCAGCGACGCATCGAGGTCCAATCCGCCCTGCTCCAGAAGCCGCACGACTTCCATCAGCTCGTCCCGGCAGGCTTCATAGCCAAGCTGACTGACAGGCACAGTTGCGTGGGTTCTGCCCGTGTCATCGCCGTTGGGGTCACAGACCATTGGTTTGTCCTTCACTGACCGCCGCTAGGGCTCCGTCGGCAACCCGCACGCGCAGCTTGGTGCCTTCCGGTGCGTCGTGGACCGACCGCAGCACCTGTGGTTCGGATCCGCCCTCGGGTCCCGTCTGAGCAACGGTCTGCACTATGGCATAGCCGCGGGCGAGCGTGGCGGCCGGACCCAGCGTGGCCAGGCGTGCGGCCAGATGACCGATGCGTTCGGTCTCGGCGGCGACCATCAGGGTGAGGTTGCGACGAAGCGTCGAGCGGGCTCGGTGGACCTCCTCGGCGCGCACGCTGACCATCGTCATCGGATCGGCCAGCACCGGGCGGCTACGCAACTGCGCGACTGCCCGTTGCTCGCGGGAAACCCAGTTGCGCAACGCCTGGGCGCTGCGCCGGCGCAGATCGTCGATCAGCCGCTGCTCGGCTGCGGTGTCGGGAACCACTTTCTTGGCGGCGTCGGTGGGGGTGGCGGCGCGCAGGTCGACGACCAGATCGCACAGCGGATTGTCGGGTTCGTGACCGACGGCGCTGACCACGGGCGTACGGCAGGCCGCGATCGCGCGGCACAACGTCTCGTCAGAAAACGGCAGCAGGTCCTCGACGGAGCCGCCGCCCCGGGCCAGCACGATCACGTCGACGTCCGGGTCTCGATCGAGCTCGCGCAGCGCCTCGACGATCTGGCCGACGGCGTTGGGGCCCTGCACGGCGACGTTGCGGACGGCGAAACGTGCCGCTGGCCAGCGCGCCGAGGCCACCGTCGTAACGTCACGTTCGGCGGCACTCGCACGGCCGGTGATCAGACCGATCATGTTGGGCAGGTACGGGATCGGCCGCTTGAGGCGGGGGTCGAAGAGCCCCTCGGCGTCCAGCAGCCGGCGCAGCCGGTCGATGCGTGCCAGCAGCTCGCCGATGCCGACAGCGCGAATCTCGCTGAGCCGCAAGGAGAATGTGCCACGTCCGGTGTAGAACGAGGGCTTGCCGCAGACCACTACCTGAACGCCTTCGGCCAGCTTCACCGGCGCGGACAGCACCAGGTCGCGGGAACACGTCACGGTCAGCGACATGTCGGCCGCAGGATCGCGCAATACCATGAACACCGTCTTGGCGTCTGGGCGCATTGTGATCTGGGCCAATTGCCCCTCCACCCAGACCGCGCCCAGCTTGTCGATCCAGCCCGCGACCCGGATTGCCACCGCGCGAACCGGGAACGGATTCTCCGCTGAATTCTGGGTCACTTCGCAGTCGCGCGGGTGATCCTGTTGGCGAGCAGCGTCTGGAACGGGGCACGGGCCTTGGTGGCCTGCTCGTAGGCCAGCAGGGCCTCGAGCTCGGGGACATCGAGCGTGTGCAGCCTGGCCCGCAGCTGGGCCAGCGTCAGCGCCGGATAGTCGAGTTCGGCTGCCACCGCAGGCGTCGGAACTGTCGGCTTGGCCGCCGACTTG
Above is a window of Mycobacterium tuberculosis H37Rv DNA encoding:
- the xseB gene encoding exodeoxyribonuclease VII small subunit — encoded protein: MVCDPNGDDTGRTHATVPVSQLGYEACRDELMEVVRLLEQGGLDLDASLRLWERGEQLAKRCEEHLAGARQRVSDVLAGDEAQNG
- the xseA gene encoding exodeoxyribonuclease VII large subunit: MTQNSAENPFPVRAVAIRVAGWIDKLGAVWVEGQLAQITMRPDAKTVFMVLRDPAADMSLTVTCSRDLVLSAPVKLAEGVQVVVCGKPSFYTGRGTFSLRLSEIRAVGIGELLARIDRLRRLLDAEGLFDPRLKRPIPYLPNMIGLITGRASAAERDVTTVASARWPAARFAVRNVAVQGPNAVGQIVEALRELDRDPDVDVIVLARGGGSVEDLLPFSDETLCRAIAACRTPVVSAVGHEPDNPLCDLVVDLRAATPTDAAKKVVPDTAAEQRLIDDLRRRSAQALRNWVSREQRAVAQLRSRPVLADPMTMVSVRAEEVHRARSTLRRNLTLMVAAETERIGHLAARLATLGPAATLARGYAIVQTVAQTGPEGGSEPQVLRSVHDAPEGTKLRVRVADGALAAVSEGQTNGL
- a CDS encoding 3 beta-hydroxysteroid dehydrogenase/delta 5-->4-isomerase, with amino-acid sequence MLRRMGDASLTTELGRVLVTGGAGFVGANLVTTLLDRGHWVRSFDRAPSLLPAHPQLEVLQGDITDADVCAAAVDGIDTIFHTAAIIELMGGASVTDEYRQRSFAVNVGGTENLLHAGQRAGVQRFVYTSSNSVVMGGQNIAGGDETLPYTDRFNDLYTETKVVAERFVLAQNGVDGMLTCAIRPSGIWGNGDQTMFRKLFESVLKGHVKVLVGRKSARLDNSYVHNLIHGFILAAAHLVPDGTAPGQAYFINDAEPINMFEFARPVLEACGQRWPKMRISGPAVRWVMTGWQRLHFRFGFPAPLLEPLAVERLYLDNYFSIAKARRDLGYEPLFTTQQALTECLPYYVSLFEQMKNEARAEKTAATVKP